In Bernardetia litoralis DSM 6794, the genomic window CATTGAATTTTAAGCCTACACTTGTGGTTAAGTCCATATTATTTTCGTGCTGAAAAGGACTTAAATGGTCAGGGTACCAGTTGTTACTTTGCTTTCTTTGTAAAATTTTGTTCTTTTCCTCTTGTGTAGTATACTTCCATAAATACAATTCTATATCTTGTGGAAGTGATAACTTTTTCATCCAAGGTGCTTTACTAATTATGTCAATTGAGGATTTACAAAGATATAATTTAGGTTTTGGTTTTTCCCACTTATTACGTTCTAAAATTCCTTCAAATGTAGAAATACTTTTCCAATCTGAGCGATACTCTAAGTGTACACTATTAAATTTATTTCTTCTTAAAAGTTTTTCTGCACGTGTAAATAATTCTTTTCCTATTCCTAAGCCTCTAAAAGGAGGTAAAACAAACCAACTTAATATTTTGCCTACCTTATTCGGATGTAGCTCTATAAATAAAGCTCCTACATAATGCTGTGTATTCTTTGCGACTATAACAATTAAAGGTTCATTAAATTGACGTGCCTGTACTTGTAAGGATAGTCTTGGAAAAGAAAGGTTATTGAACTGTTGGACAGCTTGCTTAGTAGTAATATTACTCGCCATCTGATATTCAATACTATTTATTGAGGTTGCTGACAAATCTGGATTTGATATGTTAGGCTCTTTAGCATAATGGGTTTCATTTGCTTTTCTTTCAGACGTGTTTTTAGGTGTGAAATAACTAAAGTTAGAGGATTCATTAGATTTTTCGTCATCTAAAGCTACCAATGCCTTAAAATCTACGATATCATTCTCTTTTTCTATTGATATATATCTTGTTATTTCATCAGAGGTCAAATCTAGAGTCATCGGACGTTTTGTTGAGGGTAATACTTGAATGTCATAAAGTTCTACTACTTTCCCTTTTATTTCAAATTTATGAACAATTTTTCCAGTATTTATATCTACTATGCAAAAGCCACATTGAGGTTTTGTATTTCTGCTTTGTAAAATTTCATCTAAAGGCAAGCCTGTAAAAGTACGTTCGTGACGAGGCTTTGAGAGGCCTATAATTGCATAGTTTTTATGAAAAGCCAAACCACGTAAAAAACCATCTAATTGAGTAATAGCAATAAATTTATTGTTTTCTACATATCCAAACTCTCCTCTCCCTGCATTCAATACCCAAATTTTGTCTTGATAATAACGAGGAGAATGAGGCATAGAAAGACCATCAGCAAGTACTTCACTTGTTTCCATATCCATTACAACACCTCCATCTTGTCTGTGTTCTCTCCAAGAATCTAATAAATTACTTTGAGAAATTGCAGTAACATAACGAGGTTTGCCATCACGCATAGCCATTCCATTAAGATGACAACGATCTTCAGCAACCATTTTTGTAATAAAAGGAGGCATCCAAATAGGTTTGAAATTGTATTTTTCGCTTACTTTGGCAATACAGTTATAGCGAGTATTTACAAAAACAGTTTCTCCATTTTCATCAACAGAAACATCATGAACATTCAAGTCTCCAGTATTAAATGCTTGACGAGG contains:
- a CDS encoding TIGR03032 family protein, which codes for MQTSTTSKINNTLSHQTESDTIFYYSSDFLEWLRTEEISLAISTYQTNKLFLIGRDTTKHLFVSEKSFDRAMGLHVESENSFYLSTRFLLWRFENALAEGQIHKEADKVYIPRQAFNTGDLNVHDVSVDENGETVFVNTRYNCIAKVSEKYNFKPIWMPPFITKMVAEDRCHLNGMAMRDGKPRYVTAISQSNLLDSWREHRQDGGVVMDMETSEVLADGLSMPHSPRYYQDKIWVLNAGRGEFGYVENNKFIAITQLDGFLRGLAFHKNYAIIGLSKPRHERTFTGLPLDEILQSRNTKPQCGFCIVDINTGKIVHKFEIKGKVVELYDIQVLPSTKRPMTLDLTSDEITRYISIEKENDIVDFKALVALDDEKSNESSNFSYFTPKNTSERKANETHYAKEPNISNPDLSATSINSIEYQMASNITTKQAVQQFNNLSFPRLSLQVQARQFNEPLIVIVAKNTQHYVGALFIELHPNKVGKILSWFVLPPFRGLGIGKELFTRAEKLLRRNKFNSVHLEYRSDWKSISTFEGILERNKWEKPKPKLYLCKSSIDIISKAPWMKKLSLPQDIELYLWKYTTQEEKNKILQRKQSNNWYPDHLSPFQHENNMDLTTSVGLKFNGEIIGWMITHRLRDDTVEFTAAFVDQNAAGGGLRKQSLFLPVLASSLQYLRADGAKYGIWQMQIDNPSIQKFTEKFLKPYLISFVESKFSYKVL